The Kluyveromyces marxianus DMKU3-1042 DNA, complete genome, chromosome 6 genome window below encodes:
- the CSE2 gene encoding Cse2p — translation MEIENETKPLSEQPAVQDAELPPVTKEEQGQEPEQDKVQVQEKEEQPDLEKVEQPALEKDEQQSPGETQKSQDLQEIQDNVLYKIHEILTKHSSTQSEFIPQLYHSLKLISKQPNNSSNSLDAATSSIRHRLKTAKALLQQDPQAIELLSKTPEQWQAHILEKRAELEKKKQHLQRLRENVQKQ, via the coding sequence ATGGAGATTGAGAACGAAACTAAACCGCTTTCCGAACAGCCGGCTGTTCAGGACGCCGAACTTCCCCCGGTAAccaaagaggaacaagGGCAGGAGCCAGAGCAAGACAAAGTTCAagtacaagaaaaagaggaacaaCCAGACTTAGAGAAGGTGGAACAACCAGCACTAGAAAAAGACGAACAACAATCTCCAGGAGAAACACAAAAATCACAAGATCTCCAAGAAATACAAGACAATGTCCTATATAAAATACATGAGATCCTAACGAAACACTCGTCTACACAATCAGAGTTCATACCACAGCTTTATCACTCATTGAAGCTCATCAGTAAACAGCCCAATAACAGTTCAAATTCTCTTGATGCTGCTACCTCCAGCATAAGACATCGATTGAAAACTGCTAAAGCTCTGTTACAGCAAGACCCCCAGGCCATCGAACTGCTCTCAAAAACTCCAGAACAATGGCAAGCACATATCCTGGAGAAGAGAGCAGAActagaaaagaagaagcaacaTTTGCAACGTCTTCGAGAAAATGTGCAAAAGCAGTAG
- the TOM40 gene encoding TOM complex pore protein TOM40 — protein sequence MSNSPVPLGDFSKISGLPGIAPVTTEQRNESFWSSNPISSYLIDTYNNIHAHRQTLSLVNPGTIENLSKEVSRDVFLTQYFFTGLRADLNKTFAFNPAFQTSHTFSMGSESLPNYAFSALFANDNLFMQGNVDNQMSLSGRLQYGWDKNNVTKLTLQISEGQPTMCQLEQDYQASDFSVNFKTLNPSAASDGSFTGVAVGSILQSITPQLALGLEAIYSKGQAAAPADAAVSYMTRYVSAKQDWIFSGQLQANGAAVASFWRKVSPHMEAGLETSLQASMLPIMDPVIGQPIGFQPAIEGATTLGCKYEYRQSVFRGSIDSNGKVGCFLERKILPTLSVLFCGEIDHFKNESKLGAGLQFETAGSEELLMMQQGLDVNGNPLQAPPA from the coding sequence ATGTCCAATTCTCCAGTACCTTTGGGCGACTTTTCTAAAATCTCTGGTCTGCCAGGTATTGCGCCAGTCACCACCGAACAAAGAAACGAATCATTTTGGTCATCCAACCCAATCTCTTCTTATTTGATCGACACTTACAACAATATTCATGCTCACAGACAAACTCTATCGTTAGTGAACCCAGGTACCATTGAAAACTTGAGTAAAGAGGTTTCTCGTGATGTGTTTTTGACCCAGTATTTCTTTACTGGTTTGAGAGCGGACTTGAACAAGACATTTGCCTTCAACCCAGCTTTCCAAACCTCTCATACATTCTCCATGGGCTCTGAATCGCTACCAAATTATGCATTCAGTGCCTTGTTTGCCAACGACAACCTGTTCATGCAAGGTAATGTTGACAACCAGATGTCCTTGTCTGGTAGACTGCAATATGGTTGGGATAAGAACAACGTTACAAAGCTTACTTTGCAAATTTCTGAGGGCCAACCTACAATGTGCCAATTGGAACAAGACTACCAAGCTTCTGACTTTTCCGTTAATTTCAAGACCTTGAACCCATCTGCTGCCAGCGATGGTAGCTTCACCggtgttgctgttggttCCATCTTGCAATCCATCACTCCTCAATTAGCTCTAGGTTTGGAAGCCATCTACTCTAAAGGTCAAGCTGCTGCCCCAGCTGATGCCGCTGTCTCATACATGACCCGTTATGTGTCTGCTAAACAAGACTGGATTTTCTCAGGTCAATTGCAAGCCAACGGTGCTGCGGTTGCATCTTTCTGGAGAAAGGTCTCTCCACACATGGAAGCTGGTCTAGAAACATCTCTACAAGCTTCTATGTTGCCAATCATGGACCCAGTTATTGGTCAACCAATCGGTTTCCAACCTGCCATTGAAGGTGCTACTACCCTTGGTTGCAAATATGAATACAGACAATCTGTCTTCCGTGGTTCTATTGACTCCAACGGTAAGGTCGGCTGtttcttggaaagaaagatttTACCAACTTTGTCTGTTTTGTTCTGCGGTGAAATCGACCACTTTAAGAATGAAAGTAAATTAGGTGCCGGTCTTCAGTTCGAAACTGCCGGTAGTGAAGAATTACTAATGATGCAGCAAGGTCTAGATGTCAACGGTAACCCTCTACAAGCTCCTCCAGCTTGA
- the INP1 gene encoding Inp1p — MVVMGSPKKKSGGPFKTLKNSFLRNKGQNIQLQSTEINNIGRSSKRKSVQRTTLFQHDYVKVRSWPSDNPKSINVISNKATFEIYEINMVHSKQRMNYLSIGKKDQFVHPILPKLKVKRLITNPTELKVIISLFNPQRFWEVTFLANGNEPLPSQTLINFENVMSKICQYEDGTQVVLPSTNTITEPANTTSAETFDDIEEEVDDLEFLLWDHVSDQGGFSEIGSLEPDESSTMSTTSVEHSIVPPGDVINKTFKQALGRIKPFDSGSRENNLRYKRFSSFHTTFVDGNDWRLEFKNSYHDNRRSISVPMSTKFHNDMRINHNSSDSDNTSNVVDYNSISWMNISCEDIGDA; from the coding sequence ATGGTAGTCATGGGttcaccaaagaagaagtcagGCGGTCCTTTCAAaacattgaagaattcattTCTACGAAATAAAGGACAGAATATACAACTACAATCTACAGAAATCAATAATATTGGACGTAGTAGTAAACGGAAGTCTGTACAAAGGACCACGCTTTTCCAACATGATTATGTGAAGGTGCGAAGCTGGCCGTCTGACAACCCAAAAAGCATTAATGTGATATCGAACAAAGCTACTTTCGAGATATATGAAATCAACATGGTTCATTCAAAACAGCGCATGAACTATTTGAGTAtaggaaagaaagatcaaTTTGTGCATCCAATTTTACCTAAGCTGAAAGTCAAACGTTTAATAACAAATCCGACCGAACTAAAGGTaattatttcattattcaaTCCGCAAAGGTTCTGGGAAGTTACATTTTTGGCAAATGGAAATGAGCCTTTGCCAAGTCAGACATTGATcaactttgaaaatgtGATGTCTAAGATATGCCAATACGAAGATGGTACGCAGGTCGTACTACCTTCTACAAATACGATAACAGAACCAGCAAACACAACTAGCGCAGAAACATTCGAcgatattgaagaagaggtcGATGATTTAGAATTCCTTTTGTGGGATCATGTATCAGATCAGGGCGGATTTTCGGAAATTGGAAGCTTGGAACCAGACGAGTCTTCCACTATGTCAACAACAAGCGTAGAGCATTCAATTGTTCCACCTGGGGATGTAATAAACAAAACTTTCAAACAAGCACTTGGCCGGATAAAACCATTCGATTCGGGGAGTAGAGAAAACAATTTGAGGTATAAAAGGTTCAGTTCCTTCCACACAACTTTTGTTGATGGGAATGATTGGAGGTTAGAATTTAAAAATTCTTATCATGACAACAGGCGATCAATCAGCGTACCAATGAGTACTAAATTCCATAACGACATGAGGATCAACCATAACAGTTCAGATTCAGATAATACTAGCAACGTTGTTGATTACAACAGTATAAGTTGGATGAACATTTCATGCGAGGATATTGGGGATGCATGA